TTAATGAATACAAAAGATAAACTATCTGGGTTATGGCAAGGAAGAAGTAAAGGACAAAAAACCCTTCTTATAACAGGTACGATTCTATTTTTAGTTATAGCCGGATTGTTGACTTACTTTGTGTCAAAACCTAATTTAGTTCCTCTTTATTCTAATCTTTCTCCTGCTGAAACAGGTCAAATTAAAGAAACACTTGATGCGAAGGGTGTTCAGTCCGAAATCTCAAATAATGGTTCAACCATTATGGTACCAAAAGAGATGGTAGACACTTTGATGGTTGAGTTAGCAGCTGAAGGAGTTCCAAATACGGGAACAATTGACTATTCTTACTTTGGTCAGGATTCTGGTTTTGGAATGACGGATAAAGAGTTTGATGTGATTAAACTTAAGGCTACTCAAACAGAGCTTTCGAACTTAATGAAGGGCATAGACGGAGTAAATGATGCAAATGTCATGATCAATCTTCCAGCAGAATCTGTTTTTGTAGGAGAACAAACTGAAGGTTCATCTGCTTCGGTTGTTTTGAATTTAAAACCTGGAGCTCAATTAGATCAGGAAAAAGTTAATGCACTTTTCCACTTAGTGTCTAAAAGTGTTCCAAATCTTTCTACAGATAATATCGTCATTATGGATCAAAATTTTAACTATTATGATTTAAATAATGGTCAAAACTCTTCACCAGGTACAAGCTATGCATCTCAGCAAGAAATTAAAGCCCAAATTGAACAAGATATTCAACGAGATGTTCAAAAGTTATTGGGTACGATGATGGGACAAGACAAAGTTGTTGTTGCGGTTACAACAGATATTGACTTCACTCAAGAAAACCGTGAAGAAAATCTTGTATCTCCAGTAGTCGAAGGTTCTGATGAAGGAATTGCGGTCAGTGTTGAAAGAATTACAGAAGCCTACACGGGAGATGGAGCAGCAGCTGGCGGAGTGAATGGAGTTGGAGAGAACGATGTTCCAGCCTATGAAGCTACAGCAGAAGGCACTGGTAACGGAGATTATGAACGTATTGAAGAAAGAGTAAATAATGAAGTAAATCGTATTAATAAACAAATTGTAGAAAGTCCATATAAAATACGTGACTTAGGAATTCAAGTGATGGTTGAACCACCAGATCCGGAAAATCTTGATTCATTTACACCTGAACGCGAAGAAGATATTCAACAAATATTATCAACTATTGTAAGAACGTCAATTAATAAAGAAGAAAATGAAGAGCCTTTAACGCAAGAGCAATTACAAGAAAAAGTAGTCGTTTCTGTACAACCGTTCGATGGTAAACAACAACTTGCAGAAGCTGAAGCGACTCCTGTTATTCCAATTTGGATGTACATCGTTGGAGGAGTATTACTATTAGCTATAATTATTCTTATCATTCTGCTAGTTAGAAAGAAAAAGCAAGAGAATGAAGAGCTTGAAGAAGAGGAAGACGACTTACAGGATGGCCCAACGTTTGATATTCAAGATATTAACAACAATGAAATTGAGACAGAGACTACAGTTCGTAAAAAGCAGCTAGAAAAAATGGCAAAAGAAAAACCAGAAGATTTTGCAAAGCTGTTACGAACTTGGATTCTTGAGGAATAGGAGGTTAACTGATGGCTAGGAAAGATAATAACGCATTAACAGGTAAACAGAAGGCTGCCATTCTTTTAATCTCTTTAGGACCAGAAGTATCAGCATCTGTTTATAAACATTTATCTGAAGAAGAAATCGAAAAACTAACATTAGAAATTTCAGGTGTACGAAAGGTTGATTCCGAAAAGAAAGAAGAAATTATTGAAGAATTTCATGATATTGCAATGGCGCAAGATTTTATCACCCAAGGTGGAATTGCTTACGCAAAAGAGGTACTTGAAAAGGCATTAGGTGAAGATAAAGCAACTAGCATTATCCATCGACTAACATCTTCTTTACAAGTGAAACCATTCGATTTTGCTAGAAAGGCAGATCCATCACAGATTTTGAATTTTATTCAAAATGAGCATCCTCAGACAATTGCCCTGATTCTTTCTTATTTAGAACCGACTCAATCAGGACAAATTCTTTCTGAGCTTCCACAAGAACTGCAAGCAGATGTTGCGCGAAGAATTGCTGTAATGGATAGAACAGCTCCTGAAATAATTAATGAAGTTGAACAGATTCTTGAACGCAAGCTTTCATCAACAGTTACTCAGGACTTTACACAAACTGGTGGAATTGAGGCAGTTGTTGAAGTATTAAATGGAGTGGATCGAACAACAGAAAGAACCATTCTTGATTCACTTGAGATTCAAGATCCTGTATTGGCTGAAGAAATTAAAAAGAGAATGTTTGTCTTTGAAGACATTGTTACACTTGATAATCGTGCAATACAGCGTGTGATTAGAGATGTAGAAAACGATGACTTAATGCTATCGCTTAAAGTGGCTAGTGAAGAAGTTAGAGATGTGGTCTTTAAGAATATGTCTAAACGTATGGTTGATACGTTCAAAGAAGAAATGGAATTTATGGGACCAGTTAGACTTCGTGATGTAGAAGAGGCTCAATCAAGAATTGTTGGTGTTATTAGAAGACTTGAAGAAGCTGGTGAAATTGTCATTGCCCGTGGTGGAGGAGATGATATTATTGTCTAGGCTTATTAAGTCTCAATTCACAAATCATCATGATGACAAAAAAACGATAGCAGTCCAGCAACTTCAGTTATTAATGCAAGATAAAGTAACTCAAGATGACCCTGAGTTATTAAAAGAATCTTCATATATTATTCAATCAGCTAGAGCAGAAGCAGAGAAGATCATCCAATCTGCATATGAAGAGTCATCTAGAATAAAGCAGCAAATAGACGGTGAAAGAAATGAATGGCATCAAGAGCGTGAACAATTAGTTGAACAGGCCAAACAAGAAGGATATGCAGAAGGTTTGGAACTGGGAAGACAAGAAGCGCTAAGACAATATCATGCTCATATTGAAGAGTCGAATAGAATGATCGATATGGCAAAGCAAGATTATGATGAAATTATTCAATCTGCTGAAAACACTATCTTAGAGCTTTCGATTAAAGTAGCAGAAAAAATTA
This Metabacillus endolithicus DNA region includes the following protein-coding sequences:
- the fliF gene encoding flagellar basal-body MS-ring/collar protein FliF; translation: MNEKLMNTKDKLSGLWQGRSKGQKTLLITGTILFLVIAGLLTYFVSKPNLVPLYSNLSPAETGQIKETLDAKGVQSEISNNGSTIMVPKEMVDTLMVELAAEGVPNTGTIDYSYFGQDSGFGMTDKEFDVIKLKATQTELSNLMKGIDGVNDANVMINLPAESVFVGEQTEGSSASVVLNLKPGAQLDQEKVNALFHLVSKSVPNLSTDNIVIMDQNFNYYDLNNGQNSSPGTSYASQQEIKAQIEQDIQRDVQKLLGTMMGQDKVVVAVTTDIDFTQENREENLVSPVVEGSDEGIAVSVERITEAYTGDGAAAGGVNGVGENDVPAYEATAEGTGNGDYERIEERVNNEVNRINKQIVESPYKIRDLGIQVMVEPPDPENLDSFTPEREEDIQQILSTIVRTSINKEENEEPLTQEQLQEKVVVSVQPFDGKQQLAEAEATPVIPIWMYIVGGVLLLAIIILIILLVRKKKQENEELEEEEDDLQDGPTFDIQDINNNEIETETTVRKKQLEKMAKEKPEDFAKLLRTWILEE
- the fliH gene encoding flagellar assembly protein FliH; protein product: MSRLIKSQFTNHHDDKKTIAVQQLQLLMQDKVTQDDPELLKESSYIIQSARAEAEKIIQSAYEESSRIKQQIDGERNEWHQEREQLVEQAKQEGYAEGLELGRQEALRQYHAHIEESNRMIDMAKQDYDEIIQSAENTILELSIKVAEKIISSKLVDSQENFLPLVKKGLLEVKEYENIKIHVHPCYYELVLSQKDELKTLVTNDTDLYVYANAELNEQDCFIESAFGRIDLSIDTQLEQLKKQLLDLLDER
- the fliG gene encoding flagellar motor switch protein FliG gives rise to the protein MARKDNNALTGKQKAAILLISLGPEVSASVYKHLSEEEIEKLTLEISGVRKVDSEKKEEIIEEFHDIAMAQDFITQGGIAYAKEVLEKALGEDKATSIIHRLTSSLQVKPFDFARKADPSQILNFIQNEHPQTIALILSYLEPTQSGQILSELPQELQADVARRIAVMDRTAPEIINEVEQILERKLSSTVTQDFTQTGGIEAVVEVLNGVDRTTERTILDSLEIQDPVLAEEIKKRMFVFEDIVTLDNRAIQRVIRDVENDDLMLSLKVASEEVRDVVFKNMSKRMVDTFKEEMEFMGPVRLRDVEEAQSRIVGVIRRLEEAGEIVIARGGGDDIIV